The proteins below are encoded in one region of Triticum aestivum cultivar Chinese Spring chromosome 1B, IWGSC CS RefSeq v2.1, whole genome shotgun sequence:
- the LOC123101559 gene encoding uncharacterized protein, with amino-acid sequence MSAALRSAARRLGRGSLLQRTQSEGLFSPSRSRLVHTSEHAPTDLTREIQEKRDEVRNLVSKAVQKKRELYALGKADKNCETLGEHHMLPLALPYLSRQKVVPKPHGTLRTLMRFATRANALLDAAAHATIFILVTTAWVRARGGIGVKAQTVDEENQGRQD; translated from the exons ATGTCGGCGGCGCTTCGATCCGCGGCGAGGAGGCTCGGCCGTGGCTCCCTGCTCCAGCGAACGCAGTCGGAGGGGCTCTTCTCGCCTAGCAGAAGCAGGCTCGTCCACACCAGTGAG CATGCTCCTACAGACCTTACGCGTGAGATCCAGGAGAAGAGAGATGAGGTACGAAACTTGGTATCTAAGGCGGTGCAGAAGAAAAGGGAGTTGTATGCGTTGGGTAAGGCAGACAAGAATTGTGAGACTCTTGGTGAGCATCACATGCTTCCACTAGCACTCCCATATCTTTCTCGGCAAAAAGTCGTTCCAAAACCACATGGCACTCTCAG GACCTTGATGCGGTTCGCTACAAGGGCTAACGCTTTGCTGGATGCAGCTGCCCACGCGACAATCTTCATTTTGGTTACTACTGCTTGGGTTAGAGCTAGGGGCGGCATTGGGGTAAAAGCCCAAACTGTTGATGAGGAAAATCAGGGAAGACAAGATTGA